Proteins from a single region of Pongo pygmaeus isolate AG05252 chromosome 3, NHGRI_mPonPyg2-v2.0_pri, whole genome shotgun sequence:
- the IL15 gene encoding interleukin-15 isoform X1, whose product MRISKPHLRSISIQCYLCLLLNSHFLTEAGIHVFILGCFSAGLPKTEANWVNVISDLKKIEDLIQSMHIDATLYTESDVHPSCKVTAMKCFLLELQVISHESGDTSIHDTVENLIILANNSLSANGNVTESGCKECEEMEEKNIKEFLQSFVHIVQMFINTS is encoded by the exons ATGAGAATTTcg AAACCACATTTGAGAAGTATTTCCATCCAGTGCTACTTGTGTTTACTTCTAAACAGTCATTTTCTAACTGAAGCTGGCATTCATGTCTTCATTTTGGG CTGTTTCAGTGCAGGGCTTCCTAAAACAGAAGCCAACTGGGTGAATGTAATAAgtgatttgaaaaaaattgaagatctTATTCAA tCTATGCATATTGATGCTACTTTGTATACGGAAAGTGATGTTCAC cccAGTTGCAAAGTAACAGCAATGAAATGCTTTCTCTTGGAGTTACAAGTTATTTCACATGAGTCCGGAGACACAAGTATTCATGATACAGTAGAAAATCTTATCATCCTAGCAAACAACAGTTTGTCTGCTAATGGG AATGTAACGGAATCTGGATGCAAAGAATGtgaggaaatggaggaaaaaaatattaaagaatttttGCAGAGTTTTGTACATATtgtccaaatgttcatcaacactTCTTGA
- the IL15 gene encoding interleukin-15 isoform X2, with amino-acid sequence MVLGTIDLCSCFSAGLPKTEANWVNVISDLKKIEDLIQSMHIDATLYTESDVHPSCKVTAMKCFLLELQVISHESGDTSIHDTVENLIILANNSLSANGNVTESGCKECEEMEEKNIKEFLQSFVHIVQMFINTS; translated from the exons ATGGTATTGGGAACCATAGATTTGTGCAG CTGTTTCAGTGCAGGGCTTCCTAAAACAGAAGCCAACTGGGTGAATGTAATAAgtgatttgaaaaaaattgaagatctTATTCAA tCTATGCATATTGATGCTACTTTGTATACGGAAAGTGATGTTCAC cccAGTTGCAAAGTAACAGCAATGAAATGCTTTCTCTTGGAGTTACAAGTTATTTCACATGAGTCCGGAGACACAAGTATTCATGATACAGTAGAAAATCTTATCATCCTAGCAAACAACAGTTTGTCTGCTAATGGG AATGTAACGGAATCTGGATGCAAAGAATGtgaggaaatggaggaaaaaaatattaaagaatttttGCAGAGTTTTGTACATATtgtccaaatgttcatcaacactTCTTGA